Proteins encoded within one genomic window of Flavobacterium gilvum:
- a CDS encoding tetratricopeptide repeat-containing sensor histidine kinase: MQKNKFRLLFFFLLLISFSQNSFAQNKILSQKEIILLLKDARANRINGDYEKSLIKSRIALEQSIKNKNNTLIANSYLVIASNFDELTEPLKALHYYNLGLYYVNKTNNNTLKNQYYNNLGNIYCFDKKQYDKGIYYYKKSLEHSKKILDRKQIFLTNLNITWAYFDVEKFNEGYPYLRYIDKYQSIDGDDSSIVALNMLNGMFYSFINNNEKATEAFEKAIKLGTLGNEKSDLSFSYLEYSKFLNKTNQPKKAYDNLLLYYKITNELNIEEKLTKANVIGVNLEIDHYKREIDKIETTYKIKQDKLIEEQSKNKKIAIIVIFLLICMIIFFYFFVQNIHLKQKNKLKDIRSKIQENIINASINGQELERKKIALFLHDNISSLLSSAGLHLNVFTSINKAQPEEINKTKEILEEAHNQIRNLSHELMPTLLVRFGLLYALEDLCEKTSNSRIKILFNTDIAIKKRYNEDFEMKLYFIIAELLNNIIKHSGANNAEIIIKEIENKLSIVVSDDGTGFMDTQLEATEGFGINQIRARINNMKGEFNINSVLNKGTTVSLIIPIIN, translated from the coding sequence ATGCAAAAAAACAAGTTTCGACTACTATTCTTCTTTTTACTTCTAATCAGTTTTAGTCAAAACTCATTTGCCCAAAACAAAATACTTTCTCAAAAAGAAATCATTTTATTGCTGAAAGATGCCAGAGCAAACAGAATAAATGGTGATTATGAGAAATCTTTAATCAAATCAAGGATTGCGCTAGAACAATCAATCAAAAACAAAAACAACACTTTAATAGCCAACTCTTACCTTGTCATAGCTTCCAACTTTGACGAACTGACAGAACCTTTAAAAGCACTGCATTATTACAACCTTGGTCTTTATTACGTTAACAAAACAAATAACAACACGCTAAAAAACCAATACTACAACAATCTTGGAAATATTTATTGTTTTGACAAAAAACAATACGACAAAGGAATATATTACTACAAAAAATCGCTGGAACACAGTAAAAAAATTCTGGATAGAAAACAAATATTCCTTACAAATCTCAATATTACGTGGGCCTATTTTGACGTTGAAAAATTTAACGAAGGATACCCTTATTTAAGATACATCGACAAATACCAATCTATTGATGGCGACGATTCATCTATTGTAGCGTTGAATATGCTGAACGGTATGTTCTACAGCTTTATCAATAACAACGAAAAGGCAACAGAAGCATTCGAAAAAGCCATAAAACTGGGAACTCTTGGAAATGAAAAATCTGATTTATCCTTTTCTTATCTTGAATATTCCAAATTTTTAAACAAAACCAACCAACCCAAAAAAGCGTACGACAACCTGTTGCTTTATTATAAAATCACCAATGAACTCAACATTGAAGAAAAATTAACAAAAGCCAATGTGATAGGTGTAAATCTTGAAATCGACCATTACAAAAGAGAAATCGACAAGATTGAAACGACTTATAAAATTAAACAAGACAAACTCATTGAAGAACAATCCAAGAATAAAAAAATCGCCATAATCGTAATTTTCCTTTTGATATGCATGATTATTTTCTTCTATTTTTTTGTTCAAAACATTCATTTGAAACAAAAAAATAAACTCAAAGACATTCGAAGCAAAATTCAGGAAAATATCATCAATGCGTCTATCAATGGCCAGGAATTGGAACGAAAAAAAATCGCCTTGTTTTTGCATGACAACATTAGTTCACTACTTTCGTCGGCGGGATTACATCTCAATGTTTTCACATCAATCAATAAAGCGCAACCCGAGGAAATCAACAAAACGAAAGAAATCCTGGAAGAGGCTCACAACCAAATCCGAAACCTTTCGCACGAACTGATGCCTACTCTACTGGTTCGATTTGGACTACTATACGCATTGGAAGACTTATGCGAAAAAACATCAAACTCAAGAATTAAAATTCTTTTTAACACAGATATCGCAATCAAGAAAAGATACAATGAGGATTTTGAGATGAAACTCTACTTCATCATTGCAGAATTACTCAACAATATCATAAAACACAGCGGAGCAAATAACGCCGAAATTATCATCAAAGAAATTGAAAACAAACTTTCGATTGTTGTATCCGATGACGGAACAGGTTTTATGGACACTCAACTGGAAGCAACCGAAGGTTTTGGAATCAACCAAATCAGAGCCCGAATAAACAATATGAAAGGGGAATTCAATATTAATTCGGTACTAAATAAAGGAACAACTGTAAGCCTTATAATCCCGATTATCAATTAG
- a CDS encoding response regulator transcription factor, which yields MTKNIRIHLADDHQIIIHGIQTLLNTVPHFEVVGFSLNGKTIFEDLQKNHADILVLDISMPEKDGIEVVKEFAEKGFPCKVIILSSYDDLKLIKEIMDLGVSGYLTKQCAGDNIIEAVQAVANGEEYFSESIREKIFNHATKNNPKLNTYKPKVNPLLTEREIEIIILIALEYSGKEISEQLFISTNTVETHRKNIMKKLKAKNTIGIVKYAMNNHLIIS from the coding sequence ATGACAAAGAATATAAGAATCCATCTAGCAGATGATCATCAAATAATTATCCACGGAATTCAGACCCTGCTTAACACCGTACCTCATTTTGAAGTCGTAGGTTTTTCACTCAACGGGAAGACAATTTTTGAAGATTTACAAAAAAACCATGCAGATATTCTCGTTTTAGACATCAGTATGCCCGAAAAAGATGGAATTGAAGTAGTCAAAGAATTTGCTGAAAAAGGTTTCCCTTGCAAAGTAATCATCCTATCGAGTTATGACGATTTAAAATTAATTAAAGAAATCATGGACTTAGGCGTAAGCGGATATTTAACCAAACAATGTGCCGGTGACAATATCATTGAAGCTGTACAGGCTGTTGCCAATGGCGAAGAATATTTTAGCGAATCCATTCGAGAAAAAATTTTCAATCACGCAACGAAAAACAACCCAAAACTAAACACATACAAACCCAAAGTCAATCCATTACTAACTGAACGCGAGATAGAAATCATCATATTAATCGCATTGGAATATAGTGGAAAAGAAATAAGCGAACAGCTTTTTATAAGTACCAATACTGTTGAAACACACAGAAAAAATATTATGAAAAAACTAAAAGCCAAAAACACTATCGGTATCGTTAAATATGCCATGAATAATCATTTAATTATATCTTAG
- a CDS encoding DUF4293 domain-containing protein yields the protein MIQRIQTIYLFLAFLMVGVLPFIFPLWTLNNGKEYFFIQNQFYVILFGLSAAVTIYSIISFKKRQTQFVANRLNMILNLILLGLFVYHSLNLSGETPAVSEKGIGMFLPVLTIVLLVLANKGIKKDEDLVKSVDRLR from the coding sequence ATGATACAACGCATTCAAACCATATATTTATTTCTTGCCTTTTTGATGGTAGGCGTTTTGCCGTTTATTTTCCCACTTTGGACATTGAACAATGGCAAAGAGTACTTTTTCATTCAAAATCAGTTTTATGTAATATTGTTTGGCTTAAGCGCCGCGGTAACTATTTACAGTATAATTTCATTCAAAAAAAGACAAACTCAATTTGTTGCCAACAGATTGAATATGATATTAAATTTGATTTTATTAGGATTGTTTGTTTATCATTCACTAAATTTATCTGGAGAAACACCCGCTGTTTCTGAGAAAGGTATTGGGATGTTTCTTCCTGTTTTGACAATCGTTTTATTGGTTTTAGCCAATAAAGGGATCAAAAAGGATGAAGATCTTGTAAAATCTGTGGATCGATTGAGATAA
- the rho gene encoding transcription termination factor Rho produces the protein MFDISVLKEMKLAELQEIAKTAKTIKFNGVKKDTLINLILDHQAATVVVESVTEKTTEEKKPKRARIVPEKKAVVPKNEIPLLFDSEEKKEIVEAVIVQEKETVVSSEDNLVKEAETSVKKEGKAVKFSKSAYEKKMALQREKEALKEVAVAEETLSESNSEAVHEKGENPVLEKKINPQERNRADDVTQPNKKGQKPNIKSNPNQNGNSNQNGNSNQNSNQNQNQNQNQNPNFKNKKSNFKDADFEFDGIIESEGVLEMMPDGYGFLRSSDYNYLASPDDIYLSTSQVRLFGLKTGDTVKGVVRPPKEGEKFFPLVRVLKINGHDPQVVRDRVSFEHLTPVFPSEKFRLAEKQSTISTRIIDLFSPIGKGQRGMIVAQPKTGKTMLLKEIANAIAANHPEIYLIVLLIDERPEEVTDMQRSVRGEVIASTFDREPQEHVKIANIVLEKAKRLVECGHDVVVLLDSITRLARAYNTVQPASGKVLSGGVDANALQKPKRFFGAARNVENGGSLSIIATALTETGSKMDEVIFEEFKGTGNMELQLDRKIANKRIFPAIDLTSSSTRRDDLLLDQKTLQRMWIMRKYLSDMNPVEAMDFINDRFKKTKNNDEFLISMND, from the coding sequence ATGTTTGATATTTCTGTATTAAAAGAAATGAAGCTTGCTGAGCTTCAAGAAATAGCTAAAACGGCTAAAACCATAAAATTCAACGGTGTAAAAAAAGATACTCTGATTAATCTTATTTTAGATCATCAGGCAGCTACAGTTGTTGTTGAATCTGTAACAGAGAAGACAACAGAAGAAAAGAAGCCTAAAAGAGCACGTATTGTGCCAGAAAAAAAAGCAGTAGTTCCTAAAAATGAAATTCCTCTTTTGTTTGATAGTGAAGAGAAAAAGGAAATTGTGGAGGCTGTAATTGTTCAAGAGAAAGAAACGGTTGTTTCTTCTGAAGATAATTTGGTCAAAGAGGCCGAAACTTCAGTAAAAAAAGAGGGTAAAGCTGTTAAGTTTAGCAAGTCTGCTTATGAGAAAAAGATGGCTTTGCAAAGAGAAAAAGAAGCTTTGAAAGAAGTTGCAGTTGCCGAAGAAACGCTATCAGAATCCAATTCGGAAGCGGTTCATGAAAAAGGAGAAAATCCTGTTCTTGAGAAAAAAATAAATCCACAGGAACGCAATCGTGCAGACGATGTAACCCAACCAAATAAGAAAGGACAAAAACCAAATATTAAGTCCAATCCAAATCAGAATGGAAACTCCAATCAAAATGGAAATTCCAACCAGAATTCTAATCAAAATCAAAACCAGAATCAAAACCAGAATCCGAATTTCAAAAACAAAAAGAGCAATTTTAAAGATGCCGATTTTGAGTTTGACGGTATTATAGAAAGTGAGGGGGTTCTTGAGATGATGCCGGATGGATATGGTTTTTTACGTTCTTCGGATTACAATTATTTAGCCTCACCAGATGATATTTATTTATCGACTTCACAAGTGCGTTTGTTTGGTTTAAAAACAGGAGACACGGTAAAAGGAGTGGTACGCCCGCCAAAAGAAGGAGAAAAATTCTTTCCTCTTGTGCGTGTTTTGAAGATTAATGGACATGATCCGCAAGTAGTTCGTGATCGTGTTTCTTTTGAACATTTAACCCCAGTTTTTCCTTCAGAAAAATTCAGATTGGCCGAAAAGCAAAGCACTATTTCGACACGAATTATCGACTTGTTTTCTCCTATCGGGAAAGGGCAACGTGGTATGATTGTGGCGCAGCCAAAAACAGGTAAAACAATGCTTTTGAAAGAAATAGCAAATGCTATTGCTGCCAATCATCCCGAAATTTATTTGATAGTTCTTCTTATCGACGAGCGTCCAGAGGAGGTTACGGATATGCAGCGAAGTGTTCGTGGAGAGGTAATTGCTTCTACATTTGATAGAGAACCGCAAGAACACGTTAAAATTGCTAATATCGTTTTGGAAAAAGCCAAAAGATTGGTAGAATGTGGTCACGATGTTGTTGTTTTATTGGATTCGATTACACGTTTGGCTCGTGCTTATAATACAGTACAACCCGCTTCTGGAAAGGTTTTGAGTGGGGGTGTTGATGCCAATGCTTTGCAAAAACCAAAACGTTTCTTTGGTGCGGCACGTAATGTCGAAAATGGAGGGTCTTTGAGTATTATCGCTACTGCTTTGACAGAAACTGGTTCAAAAATGGATGAGGTTATCTTTGAGGAATTCAAAGGAACCGGTAATATGGAATTGCAATTGGATAGAAAAATAGCCAACAAACGTATATTTCCAGCTATCGATTTGACATCATCAAGTACTAGACGTGATGATTTGTTATTGGATCAAAAAACATTGCAGAGAATGTGGATTATGCGTAAATATCTATCTGATATGAATCCAGTTGAAGCAATGGATTTTATCAATGACCGTTTCAAGAAAACCAAAAATAACGATGAATTTTTGATTTCTATGAATGATTAA
- a CDS encoding RsmB/NOP family class I SAM-dependent RNA methyltransferase — protein MRLHRNLVYTTIDALNAIFNEGEYADKVVARSLKKDKRWGSSDRKFVAETIYEIVRWKRLYAEIAEVKEPYDRDNLWRMFSVWAVLRGYPIPDWRQLEGTPERKIKGRFDELSKTRVFKESIPDWMDELGAKELGEKIWSKEIAAQNQPAKVILRVNTLKTTKEKLRAILMDLNIETEFLKEQPDALVLKERANVFLTDAFKEGLFEVQDANSQLVAHFLDVKPGMRVVDTCAGAGGKTLHIAALMENKGQLIAMDLYESKLKQLKLRAKRDGAFNIEYRIIDSTKVIKKLHERADRVLIDAPCSGLGVLKRNPDSKWKLQPEFIDNIRKVQSEVLESYSKIVKPGGKLVYATCSVLPSENQEQIARFLKTEIGKQFNFIKDQKLLASESGFDGFYMALLERKENKE, from the coding sequence ATGAGATTACATAGAAATTTAGTTTATACTACCATCGACGCACTCAACGCTATTTTCAACGAAGGAGAATATGCGGACAAAGTGGTAGCAAGATCCCTAAAAAAAGACAAACGTTGGGGAAGTTCTGACAGAAAATTTGTTGCCGAAACCATCTACGAAATCGTACGCTGGAAAAGATTATACGCAGAAATTGCCGAAGTAAAAGAACCTTATGACAGAGACAATCTCTGGAGAATGTTCTCTGTATGGGCAGTACTAAGAGGTTACCCTATTCCGGACTGGAGACAATTAGAAGGAACTCCAGAGCGAAAAATAAAAGGACGTTTTGACGAACTTTCAAAAACAAGAGTATTCAAAGAATCTATTCCTGACTGGATGGATGAATTGGGAGCAAAAGAATTAGGCGAAAAAATTTGGTCCAAAGAAATTGCTGCACAAAATCAGCCAGCCAAAGTTATTCTGAGAGTCAACACCCTAAAAACAACAAAAGAAAAATTAAGAGCCATTTTGATGGATTTAAACATCGAAACAGAGTTCCTGAAAGAGCAACCTGATGCATTGGTACTCAAAGAAAGAGCAAATGTTTTCCTCACTGATGCTTTCAAAGAAGGCCTTTTTGAGGTTCAGGACGCCAATTCTCAATTGGTAGCCCATTTTCTAGATGTAAAACCCGGAATGAGAGTTGTAGACACTTGCGCCGGTGCTGGAGGAAAAACATTGCATATTGCCGCTTTAATGGAAAACAAGGGACAATTAATCGCAATGGATTTATACGAAAGTAAACTAAAACAATTAAAACTCAGAGCAAAACGTGACGGTGCTTTCAATATTGAATACCGTATTATTGATTCGACCAAAGTCATCAAAAAACTCCACGAAAGAGCTGACAGAGTATTAATTGACGCTCCTTGCAGCGGACTGGGTGTATTGAAAAGAAATCCAGATTCTAAATGGAAACTCCAACCAGAATTTATTGATAACATCCGAAAAGTACAATCCGAAGTTTTGGAAAGTTATTCTAAAATTGTAAAACCAGGCGGTAAATTAGTTTATGCAACCTGTTCTGTTTTACCATCCGAAAATCAAGAACAAATTGCCCGTTTCTTAAAAACTGAAATTGGTAAACAGTTCAATTTCATAAAAGACCAAAAATTATTAGCCTCAGAATCTGGGTTTGACGGTTTTTATATGGCTTTATTGGAAAGAAAAGAGAACAAAGAATAA
- a CDS encoding KUP/HAK/KT family potassium transporter, whose amino-acid sequence MSATHKDLHSKLTLGGLLVSLGIIYGDIGTSPLYVMKAILGDYIINADVVLGGVSCVFWTLTLQTTIKYVLITLSADNHGEGGIFALYALVKKTKIKWLIFPAIIGGSALLADGIITPPISVSSAVEGMRSYFPQINTVPIVIGILVVLFTIQQFGTKLVGRFFAPMMLLWFGMLAVLGINQIYIHPEVFKAINPYYAYHLLSIHPEGFFVLGFVFLCTTGAEALYSDMGHCGRKNIRISWIFVKTALVLNYFGQAAYLIHREGTTLKALGGDFANPFYLIMPEWFKGIGIVIATIATVIASQALISGSFTLINEAMRLSFWPKVKIKYPTELKGQLYIPSINWLLLIGCVGIVLHFEESSNMEHAYGLAIILCMIMTTALLNFYLIMKRVKWYFFVPLITIYMCIELSFLAANITKFAEGGYVTLFIALILIGVMTIWYRAKQINKSYTKVVKIDDYKKVLSELSADLSIPKYATHLVYMTNANRSDEIEEKVMFSILQKRPKRADIYWFVHVNILSEPYKTEYKVREILKDDLYRVDFNLGFREPTKINLMFREVIKDMVKNGEVDITSRYESLNKNNIIGDFKFVLSEKFLSPDSDLLWHEKLIMNSYFLIKKLSLSEESAFGLDSSSVKIEKFPMVLHPPENIELTRVFVKS is encoded by the coding sequence ATGAGCGCAACGCACAAAGACCTCCATTCAAAATTAACTTTAGGGGGGCTACTAGTTTCTTTGGGAATCATTTATGGAGACATTGGAACCTCTCCATTATACGTAATGAAAGCCATACTTGGTGATTACATAATAAATGCCGATGTAGTTTTAGGGGGTGTATCCTGCGTATTTTGGACACTTACATTACAAACTACAATCAAATATGTCCTTATCACATTAAGTGCAGATAACCACGGGGAAGGAGGGATTTTTGCCTTATATGCCTTGGTTAAAAAAACAAAAATTAAGTGGCTTATTTTCCCCGCAATTATTGGGGGTAGTGCCTTGTTGGCAGACGGAATCATCACCCCTCCCATCTCGGTATCCTCTGCTGTTGAAGGAATGCGAAGTTATTTTCCCCAAATTAATACAGTACCAATAGTAATAGGTATTTTGGTTGTATTGTTTACGATACAACAATTTGGAACCAAACTGGTTGGGCGCTTTTTTGCACCAATGATGCTTTTATGGTTTGGTATGCTCGCGGTTTTGGGGATTAATCAAATTTATATACATCCCGAAGTTTTTAAAGCCATCAACCCATATTACGCTTACCACTTATTAAGTATTCATCCCGAAGGTTTCTTTGTATTAGGTTTTGTATTCCTATGTACAACAGGAGCCGAAGCCTTATACTCAGACATGGGACATTGCGGAAGAAAAAACATTAGAATAAGCTGGATTTTTGTAAAAACAGCTTTAGTTTTGAATTACTTTGGACAAGCTGCTTATTTAATACACCGAGAAGGAACAACACTGAAGGCACTTGGAGGTGATTTTGCTAATCCTTTTTACCTGATAATGCCTGAATGGTTTAAAGGAATAGGAATTGTAATTGCAACGATAGCTACTGTAATTGCATCTCAAGCCCTTATTTCTGGTTCTTTTACTTTGATTAACGAGGCAATGCGACTAAGTTTTTGGCCAAAAGTTAAAATCAAATATCCAACAGAACTTAAAGGTCAATTATATATTCCTTCCATAAACTGGCTATTACTGATTGGCTGTGTAGGTATCGTGCTACATTTTGAAGAGTCTAGCAATATGGAACACGCTTATGGTTTGGCCATTATCTTATGTATGATAATGACGACCGCATTATTGAATTTTTATTTAATAATGAAAAGAGTAAAATGGTACTTTTTTGTACCGTTGATTACCATTTATATGTGTATTGAGTTGAGCTTTTTGGCAGCAAATATCACAAAATTTGCCGAAGGTGGTTACGTAACACTTTTTATCGCCTTAATCCTTATTGGGGTAATGACCATTTGGTACAGAGCTAAACAAATTAATAAAAGCTATACCAAAGTTGTAAAAATTGACGATTACAAAAAAGTATTAAGTGAATTAAGTGCCGATTTATCTATTCCAAAATACGCAACCCATTTGGTTTACATGACAAATGCCAATCGCAGTGATGAAATAGAAGAAAAAGTAATGTTTTCTATTTTGCAAAAAAGACCAAAAAGAGCAGATATCTACTGGTTTGTTCACGTAAACATTCTGTCAGAACCTTATAAAACTGAATATAAAGTACGTGAAATACTTAAAGACGATTTATATAGAGTAGATTTCAATCTTGGATTTAGAGAACCTACCAAAATAAACCTGATGTTCAGGGAAGTAATCAAAGATATGGTAAAAAATGGCGAAGTAGATATTACCAGCCGATACGAATCATTAAATAAAAACAATATCATTGGTGACTTCAAGTTTGTTCTATCCGAGAAATTCCTTTCCCCGGACAGTGATTTATTGTGGCACGAAAAACTAATCATGAACTCTTACTTCCTGATTAAAAAACTGAGTTTATCCGAAGAAAGCGCATTTGGACTTGACAGTAGCTCTGTAAAAATCGAAAAATTCCCAATGGTATTACATCCTCCGGAAAATATAGAACTAACAAGAGTTTTTGTCAAAAGCTAA
- a CDS encoding WD40/YVTN/BNR-like repeat-containing protein — translation MMRISLVIMLFLSGLCFVGAQNSNSVKTKSIRFISTQIDTLFQDEISIRAIVLDQNKIWYAADKNRYGFYDLKSNKKFENSIAEGASKIEFRSIAKTLDYIYILSVANPALLYQITKDGKKSQLVYQENNEKVFYDSMQFWNEKEGIAIGDPITDCLSIIKTIDGGKTWTKLPDNKLPKIFEGEAHFAASNTNIIVKGNNAWIVSGGKKSRVFYSPDKGNSWSVYDTPIVQGKQMTGVFTADFYDSKKGFISGGDYELPNQNSDNKAVTNDGGKTWKLIADKKAFGYTSCVQYVPKSGGKGIVTVGASGIYYSADGGANWVQFSKDPGLYTIRFVDETTAIAAGRNKMIRIRFK, via the coding sequence ATGATGAGGATTTCTCTTGTGATTATGCTGTTTCTGAGTGGTTTGTGTTTTGTGGGTGCTCAGAACTCGAATAGTGTTAAAACAAAATCAATTCGTTTTATCTCTACCCAGATAGATACACTCTTTCAGGATGAGATTAGTATCAGGGCAATAGTGCTGGATCAAAATAAGATTTGGTATGCAGCTGATAAGAATCGTTACGGCTTTTATGATTTAAAATCCAATAAAAAATTTGAAAATAGTATTGCTGAAGGTGCTTCAAAAATTGAATTCAGAAGTATAGCCAAAACCCTAGATTATATCTATATATTGAGTGTCGCCAATCCTGCTTTGTTGTATCAAATTACAAAAGATGGAAAGAAATCCCAATTGGTTTATCAAGAAAATAATGAAAAGGTGTTTTATGATAGTATGCAGTTTTGGAACGAAAAGGAAGGAATAGCAATTGGTGATCCAATTACAGATTGCCTATCAATAATAAAAACAATTGATGGAGGAAAAACATGGACCAAATTGCCGGATAACAAACTTCCAAAAATTTTTGAAGGAGAAGCGCATTTTGCGGCAAGCAATACAAATATAATTGTGAAAGGAAATAATGCGTGGATTGTTTCGGGTGGAAAGAAATCGAGAGTTTTTTATTCTCCGGACAAAGGAAATTCATGGAGTGTTTATGATACGCCAATCGTGCAGGGGAAACAAATGACTGGGGTTTTTACTGCCGATTTTTATGATTCTAAAAAAGGATTTATTTCTGGAGGTGATTATGAGTTACCAAATCAAAATTCAGATAATAAAGCAGTAACCAATGATGGAGGGAAAACTTGGAAACTTATCGCCGATAAAAAAGCTTTTGGTTATACTTCCTGTGTTCAATATGTTCCTAAGAGTGGCGGAAAAGGGATTGTTACCGTTGGTGCTTCGGGGATATATTATTCCGCAGATGGCGGTGCGAATTGGGTACAGTTTAGTAAAGATCCAGGTTTATACACCATTCGATTTGTTGATGAAACTACGGCTATTGCAGCTGGACGAAATAAAATGATTAGGATTCGGTTTAAATAA
- a CDS encoding sensor of ECF-type sigma factor gives MNTINKTNTMCLKKLFPILFLLLTFNFYGQNDKSKDDNFKEKREQIKAMKVAFLTTELDLTSSEAEKFWPIYNTFDDKQFELRHQKMKGIFKRMQDSELDKMSEKEAAALLNQIQDNEEDLFNLRKKFISNLKGILPSVKIIKFKKAEEDFGRKLLQQYKDKGAKK, from the coding sequence ATGAATACCATAAACAAAACAAATACCATGTGCCTAAAAAAACTGTTTCCGATACTTTTTTTGCTTCTAACTTTTAATTTTTATGGACAAAACGACAAATCCAAAGACGATAATTTTAAAGAAAAGAGAGAGCAAATAAAAGCAATGAAGGTAGCCTTTTTGACAACTGAGCTTGACCTTACCTCAAGCGAAGCTGAAAAATTCTGGCCAATCTACAATACTTTTGATGACAAACAATTTGAATTAAGACATCAAAAAATGAAAGGCATTTTTAAAAGAATGCAAGATAGTGAACTTGATAAAATGTCTGAAAAAGAAGCCGCAGCCCTTTTGAATCAAATTCAAGATAACGAAGAAGACCTTTTCAATCTAAGAAAGAAATTCATCAGTAACCTCAAAGGAATTCTGCCTTCGGTAAAAATCATCAAATTTAAAAAAGCAGAAGAAGATTTTGGTAGAAAACTGCTTCAACAGTATAAAGACAAAGGAGCTAAAAAATAG
- a CDS encoding RNA polymerase sigma factor gives MQDEKEFIDSLLNAKTQNQAFQKLLHDYQKPLYNHIRNIVLSHDDADDVLQNTFVKVFQNLKNFKGESKLFSWMYRIATNEALTFLNQKARKSGISSVELQNKTIDNLKADIYFDGNEIQLKLQKAIAELPEKQQLVFKMKYFEDLKYEEISEILGTSVGALKASYHHAVKKIEAFVSYN, from the coding sequence TTGCAGGACGAAAAGGAATTTATCGATAGTTTATTGAACGCTAAAACGCAAAATCAAGCGTTTCAAAAGCTCTTGCATGATTATCAAAAACCGCTGTACAATCACATTCGGAATATTGTTTTGAGCCACGATGATGCAGATGATGTTTTACAAAACACATTTGTAAAAGTTTTTCAAAACCTAAAAAACTTTAAAGGCGAAAGCAAACTATTTTCTTGGATGTATCGTATTGCAACCAATGAAGCACTGACTTTTCTAAATCAAAAAGCTAGGAAATCCGGAATTTCATCGGTTGAATTACAAAACAAAACAATTGACAACTTAAAAGCCGACATTTATTTTGACGGCAACGAAATTCAGCTCAAATTGCAAAAAGCAATAGCAGAATTACCAGAAAAACAACAACTAGTCTTCAAGATGAAATATTTTGAAGATTTAAAATACGAAGAAATATCAGAAATACTAGGAACATCTGTGGGCGCATTAAAAGCTTCTTATCATCATGCCGTGAAAAAAATTGAAGCTTTTGTATCCTACAATTAA